The following proteins are encoded in a genomic region of Gossypium hirsutum isolate 1008001.06 chromosome D05, Gossypium_hirsutum_v2.1, whole genome shotgun sequence:
- the LOC107914118 gene encoding RNA-binding protein 2, with translation MADGYWNRRQPTPPMLSSSGALKRPRTEYDGPPSGLHPSHEMHNYLARDSDRGGHLPVKDTKTIGSAYDRYLQSAQISSFPSGEARTFGGLGKPVGGAMPARPIADPPVMGRPGSAAPDMVPNGRNVGYGNQLPLDAMSRLGRDTVPLPPDASNTLYVEGLPSDSTRREVAHIFRPFVGYKEVRLVSKEFRHRGGDPLILCFVDFTTPACAATAMSALQGYKIDEHDPDSNYLRLQFSRYPGPRSGPGARGRR, from the exons ATGGCGGACGGTTACTGGAATCGGCGACAGCCAACTCCTCCGATGCTGTCTTCCAGTGGGGCGCTTAAACGACCTCGTACTGAATACG ATGGCCCACCTTCTGGGCTACATCCATCTCATGAGATGCATAATTATTTGGCAAGAGACAGTGATCGTGGTGGACATCTGCCTGTAAAGGATACAAAAACAATTGGGTCGGCATATGATCGCTATCTGCAGAGTGCA CAaatttcttcttttccttctGGAGAAGCAAGAACATTTGGTGGGTTGGGAAAGCCTGTTGGTGGTGCAATGCCTGCTCGTCCAATAGCTGATCCTCCTGTGATGGGTCGTCCTGGATCTGCTGCTCCAGATATGGTACCAAATGGTCGAAATGTAGGTTATGGTAATCAACTTCCGTTGGATGCAATGTCGAGGCTAGGTCGGGATACTGTACCTCTACCTCCAGATGCTTCCAATACTCTATATGTTGAGGGACTTCCTTCTGACAGCACAAGGAGGGAAGTAGCCC ACATCTTTCGCCCTTTTGTGGGATATAAAGAAGTACGACTAGTCAGCAAAGAATTCCGACAT CGTGGTGGAGATCCTCTTATCCTCTGTTTTGTTGATTTCACCACTCCTGCTTGTGCAGCAACTGCAATGAGTGCCTTGCAAG GTTACAAAATTGATGAACATGATCCCGATTCTAACTACTTGAGACTTCAGTTTTCTCGGTACCCAGGCCCAAGGTCAGGTCCAGGGGCTCGTGGAAGGAGGTGA
- the LOC107914116 gene encoding extensin-2 — protein sequence MGSPITSHFLTLLLFIISLSLPSQTLANYPYSSPPPPPPKEYSPPPYYYKSPPPPPPVYSPPPPKEPYKYKSPPPPPPVHYPPPPYEYKSPPPPPPSPPKHPYKYKSPPPPSPPKHPYKYKSPPPPPSPPKHPYKYKSPPPPPPSPPKHPYKYKSPPPPPSPPKHPYKYKSPPPPPPSPPKHPYKYKSPPPPPSPPKHPYKYKSPPPPPSPPKHPYKYKSPPPPPSPPKHPYKYKSPPPPPPSPPKHPYKYKSPPPPSPPKHPYKYKSPPPPPPPPSPPKHPYKYKSPPPPSPPKHPYKYKSPPPPTPVYKYKSPPPPPPAYYYKSPPPPPPHYVYSSPPPPHHY from the coding sequence ATGGGGTCTCCAATCACCTCCCACTTTCTCACTctcctcctcttcatcatctCTCTTAGCTTGCCTTCTCAAACTCTAGCAAATTACCCTTACTCATCTCCTCCTCCTCCGCCTCCTAAGGAGTACTCACCACCCCCTTACTACTACAAGTCACCACCTCCTCCTCCTCCGGTCTACTCCCCACCACCACCCAAGGAGCCTTACAAGTATAAGTCTCCACCACCTCCTCCACCAGTGCATTATCCTCCACCCCCTTACGAGTACAAGTCTCCTCCGCCACCCCCGCCATCACCACCCAAGCATCCCTATAAGTACAAGTCTCCACCTCCACCATCACCACCCAAGCACCCTTACAAGTACAAGTCTCCACCACCCCCACCATCACCACCCAAGCACCCCTACAAGTACAAGTCTCCTCCACCACCTCCACCATCACCACCCAAGCACCCCTACAAGTATAAGTCTCCACCACCCCCACCATCACCACCCAAGCATCCTTACAAGTACAagtctccaccaccaccaccaccatcaccaCCCAAGCACCCCTACAAGTACAAGTCTCCTCCACCTCCACCATCACCACCCAAGCATCCTTACAAGTACAagtctccaccaccaccaccatcaccaCCCAAGCACCCCTACAAGTACAAGTCTCCTCCACCCCCACCATCACCACCCAAGCACCCTTACAAGTACAAGTCtccaccaccacctccaccatCACCACCCAAGCACCCTTACAAGTACAAGTCTCCACCCCCACCATCACCACCCAAGCATCCCTACAAGTACAAGTCTCCACCCCCACCCCCACCCCCACCCTCACCACCCAAGCACCCCTACAAGTACAAGTCTCCACCCCCACCCTCACCACCCAAGCACCCTTACAAGTATAAGTCTCCCCCACCACCCACTCCAGTCTACAAATATAAGTCTCCTCCCCCTCCTCCTCCAGCTTACTATTACAAGTctcctcctccaccaccaccCCATTATGTCTACTCATCACCACCTCCTCCTCACCACTACTAA